The window CACGGTCTGGCCGAGCGTCCGCGCACGCGTCATGATTTCGGCCTGCTCGTCGGTAAGCCCGTAGGCTTTCGGATCGAAGATCGGCTTGTCGAGCACGATCGCGTCGAGATCGAGGGCTTTGGCGGCTGGCATGGTCATGATGAGGACCCCGATAGATTGTGGCTGGTGGACAGAAAGTCTGCGAGCACTTCATTGAATTCGAGCGGGCGCTCGAGATTGGCGAGGTGGCCGACGCCTTCGAGCTCAACATAGGTCGAGCCGGGCACATAGGTCGCCATCTTCGCCATCATCGGCGCCGGGGCATTGTTGTCCTTGGAGCCGGACAGCAGCAGCGTCGGCACCGTTATGTCCTTGAGATGCGTGCGCAGATCGAAGCCGAACATCGACATCATCGAGGAACGATAGGTGGCGGGCGGGACCGATGCCATGCAGTCGCGCGCAAGCGCCATGCCGGCGGGGGAGGGATCGTCGCCGACCAGGTCCTGCACCAGCTTTGGCGCCATCGATGCCATGGTCTCGCCGCGGTCGAGCGGGCCGAGCCGCGCGTCGATAAAGGTCTTTTGCCATTCGCCATCGGCCTTGCCGAAGGCCGGGCTGGTCTGCGCCAGTACGACGGCGCTGGCGAG is drawn from Nitrobacteraceae bacterium AZCC 2146 and contains these coding sequences:
- a CDS encoding 3-oxoadipate enol-lactonase (product_source=KO:K01055; cath_funfam=3.40.50.1820; cog=COG0596; ko=KO:K01055; pfam=PF12697; superfamily=53474), with amino-acid sequence MPDLAAMTTKDGRFGYEAAGDASLPPLVFLHGIGGAARGWRHQIDAFSNRYYAIAWDMPGYGGSVQLPQVSISTIAEALKDFLQQVGARKPVLVGHSIGGMIVQQFLVKYPDLASAVVLAQTSPAFGKADGEWQKTFIDARLGPLDRGETMASMAPKLVQDLVGDDPSPAGMALARDCMASVPPATYRSSMMSMFGFDLRTHLKDITVPTLLLSGSKDNNAPAPMMAKMATYVPGSTYVELEGVGHLANLERPLEFNEVLADFLSTSHNLSGSSS